Proteins found in one Colletes latitarsis isolate SP2378_abdomen chromosome 8, iyColLati1, whole genome shotgun sequence genomic segment:
- the Raskol gene encoding ras GTPase-activating protein raskol isoform X5, whose translation MHNVSTEGASPGGRRLSRSFHSCLRGSDHDDLESDTSYEKACRRGSAPATPVLGARPLDVTPNRIVNFFSKRSFRSNPLKRTKSVTKLERQKQRGAGLRGCRSHESLLCGQAVTSMDLAAVTPLHPSLLGRPHCFQVTPSTGGPKYFSCRTAHERDQWLHSLRKSVQPDAEQTRRTDNSLQIWLLEAKGVPAKKRYFCEVCLDSTLYARTTAKLKADLCFWGEHFDFHHLPSVNTIQVNLYREADRKKKRDKNVLIGSVSIPVHIVTSRYLTEKWYPVVGDKGPLKEPPALRVKCRFQSVDILPVQVYQEFLEYLKTDYKPLCEKLEPAIGVKAKEDIATALVAVMQREKKAPQFLADLVMMDIHRIDDERLTFRGNSLATKAMEAYLKLTGDRYLQETLGAVVRGAVEGGDCEVDPLKVASVAALHKQQQNLRNAVELAWSRILASHAHFPLELRECFRIFRERLADMGREDIADNLISASIFLRFLCPAILSPSLFNITHEYPNEKAARNLTLVAKTLQTLANFTRFQGKENFMEFMNDLLEREAPSMKNFLQLISSPLPKDAPANNSLEFDGYIDLGKQLSLLHALLRESLVTITSSSSPLPPPRLPEILERISLALDQPGPSPVPASHRYPNLQNNIFRYNDPTIANSNTNLSVSATSTLSNHSTLNGTIRDSNEVLQSNTLGHNSSRSPNVARAATLPRNAYMPNNGKLQLQITTDDYPLEPPAFVSRSPTPIVRQHRAIGTNRTGAGYRLTASASLANVNHCQTHPTSPTRSESHSNLKDSNYNITTPQNNQSNICTIVAQQQQQQQNHRHNIARLQNMDIHDREDNYNHNNYNVSRSTSRNHCNKEENANQTQHQNYNNVSKTTVNANVVVNPSSNLTLSINHQPNNNYNNSKTSNTANGNLDELSDLLRYADDEVSESKSQKGSQISISQLSNVASSGYQSFAAYSQSSSPVDLSSNNANAHILSAAPLAFANPVYHMEPNHGRNGRRGSTSSEEREGSGGGVEGVRGVDLSPSPPPQNNVRNLQRNTQNQWRQTNQAHRNNSEQNQSGCCTKLRRRLSLDSTRDLSDTSEEESCTTRRSKSRSHRSIDQYEVEIERLQSSVDRLRARLDATEDTDIDGIAPDTKMKSIISRLISVEEELRREQQKMSAALSYKQRVIDAQEQQIAALDAANSRLMTSNTRLLSALSTLKQRYNAKTQSSNEAAALLQNIADIGELKSSSC comes from the exons AATTTCTTCTCGAAGAGGTCGTTCCGCTCGAACCCGCTGAAGAGGACGAAAAGCGTGACGAAGCTCGAGCGACAGAAGCAACGCGGCGCCGGTCTTCGGGGTTGTCGTTCACACGAGTCCCTCCTCTGCGGACAGGCGGTGACCTCGATGGACCTCGCGGCCGTGACACCGCTGCATCCGAGCCTGCTTGGCAGACCTCACTGCTTTCAGGTCACGCCCAGCACCGGTGGGCCCAAGTATTTCAGTTGCAGGACCGCTCACGAACGGGACCAGTGGTTACACAG TTTAAGGAAATCGGTTCAACCCGACGCAGAGCAGACGCGACGAACGGACAACTCCCTGCAGATTTGGTTGTTGGAGGCGAAGGGCGTGCCAGCGAAGAAGAGATATTTTTGCGAGGTTTGTCTAGACAGCACCCTGTACGCGAGAACCACCGCGAAATTGAAGGCGGATCTGTGCTTCTGGGGCGAGCACTTCGACTTCCACCATCTGCCCTCCGTCAACACCATCCAAGTCAATCTGTACAGGGAGGCGGACCGCAAAAAGAAGAGAGACAAGAATGTTTTAATCG GTTCCGTCAGCATACCCGTGCACATCGTGACGTCGCGATACCTGACGGAGAAGTGGTACCCCGTGGTGGGAGACAAAGGTCCTTTGAAGGAGCCCCCAGCGTTGAGGGTGAAATGCCGCTTCCAGTCCGTGGACATACTACCAGTTCAGGTGTACCAGGAGTTCCTGGAATACCTGAAGACCGACTACAAGCCTCTGTGCGAGAAATTGGAGCCCGCGATCGGCGTGAAAGCGAAAGAGGACATCGCCACTGCTTTGGTAGCAGTCATGCAACGGGAAAAGAAAGCGCCTCAGTTTCTTGCTGACTTGGTCATGATGGACATACACAGAATAG ACGACGAGAGGCTCACCTTTCGAGGAAATTCCTTAGCCACGAAGGCGATGGAGGCCTACCTGAAGTTGACGGGCGATAGGTACCTGCAGGAGACCTTGGGGGCGGTGGTGAGGGGCGCGGTGGAGGGTGGCGACTGCGAAGTGGACCCGTTGAAGGTAGCCTCGGTGGCAGCCCTTCACAAACAACAACAGAATCTAAGGAACGCGGTGGAGCTCGCCTGGAGCAGGATACTGGCCAGCCACGCTCACTTTCCTCTCGAGTTACGCGAATGCTTCCGTATATTCCGCGAACGGTTGGCAGACATGGGCAGGGAGGACATTGCTGACAATCTGATCTCCGCGTCCATATTCCTCAGATTCCTCTGCCCCGCCATACTCAGCCCGTCTCTGTTCAACATTACTCACG AATACCCGAACGAAAAGGCAGCGAGAAACCTCACCCTCGTGGCCAAAACTCTCCAAACGCTCGCGAACTTCACGAGATTCCAAGGAAAAGAGAACTTTATGGAATTCATGAACGACCTCTTGGAGCGAGAAGCTCCGTCCATGAAAAACTTTCTTCAACTTATCAGC AGCCCACTACCAAAGGACGCTCCGGCCAACAATTCCCTAGAATTCGACGGCTACATAGACCTGGGAAAGCAGTTGTCTCTGTTGCACGCGTTATTGCGTGAAAGTTTAGTCACGATAACTTCGTCGTCGTCGCCACTGCCACCGCCTAGGCTGCCAGAGATCTTGGAAAGGATCTCACTGGCCCTGGATCAGCCGGGCCCCAGTCCAGTGCCAGCGTCCCACCGCTACCCGAATTTGCAGAACAACATCTTCCGTTACAACGATCCCACGATCGCCAACAGCAACACGAATCTCTCTGTGTCGGCGACGTCGACGCTGAGCAACCACAGCACGCTGAACGGTACAATCAGAGACAGCAACGaggtgttgcagtcgaacactCTTGGCCACAACAGTTCCCGCAGTCCAAACGTCGCCAGGGCCGCCACTCTTCCCAGGAACGCTTACATGCCCAACAACGGAAAGCTTCAGCTGCAGATCACTACGGACGACTACCCTCTGGAGCCACCAGCCTTCGTGTCGCGTTCGCCAACGCCTATCGTGAGACAGCACAGGGCGATAGGGACGAACAGAACCGGCGCTGGGTACAGACTAACAGCTAGCGCTAGTTTAGCGAACGTGAATCACTGTCAAACGCATCCCACCAGCCCCACAAGGTCGGAAAGTCACAGCAATCTGAAGGATTCCAACTACAACATCACAACGCCGCAGAACAATCAGTCGAACATCTGCACGATCGTCgcccagcagcagcaacagcaacagaacCACCGACACAACATCGCGCGGCTCCAGAACATGGACATCCACGACAGGGAGGACAACTACAACCACAACAACTACAACGTCTCGAGATCGACCAGCAGAAATCACTGTAACAAGGAGGAGAACGCGAACCAGACGCAGCACCAGAACTACAACAACGTCTCGAAGACTACCGTGAACGCGAACGTCGTGGTGAACCCGTCCTCGAATCTCACGCTCTCTATCAATCATCAACCGAACAACAATTACAACAATAGCAAAACTAGCAATACTGCCAATGGTAATCTGGACGAGCTGTCCGACCTGCTCAGGTACGCCGACGACGAGGTCTCGGAGTCCAAGTCGCAGAAGGGATCGCAGATCTCGATCTCCCAATTGAGCAACGTCGCCTCGTCCGGCTACCAAAGTTTCGCTGCTTACAGTCAGAGCTCCAGCCCCGTTGATCTGAGTAGCAACAACGCGAACGCTCACATACTCAGCGCCGCGCCGCTCGCGTTCGCGAACCCCGTCTACCACATGGAGCCAAATCACGGGAGGAACGGTAGGAGGGGTAGCACCAGCTCCGAGGAGAGAGAAGGAAGCGGTGGAGGCGTCGAGGGCGTCAGAGGCGTCGATCTGAGCCCGTCCCCGCCGCCGCAGAACAACGTCAGGAACCTGCAGAGGAACACCCAGAACCAGTGGAGACAAACCAACCAGGCGCACAGGAACAACTCCGAACAGAACCAAAGCGGCTGCTGCACCAAACTCAGGAGGAGGCTCTCGCTGGACTCCACGCGGGATCTGTCCGACACCAGCGAAGAAGAAAGCTGCACGACCAGGAGGAGCAAGTCACGCAGTCACCGTAGCATCGATCAG TACGAAGTGGAAATCGAGAGGCTGCAGAGTAGCGTAGATCGACTGAGGGCACGGTTAGACGCAACCGAGGATACCGATATTGACGGGATTGCACCGGATACCAAGATGAAGAGCATCATCTCCAG GTTAATCTCTGTGGAGGAGGAGCTGCGGCGCGAACAGCAGAAGATGTCGGCCGCGTTGTCGTACAAGCAGCGCGTGATCGACGCGCAGGAGCAGCAAATAGCCGCCCTGGACGCCGCGAATTCGCGTCTGATGACGTCAAACACAAGACTGTTGTCCGCATTGAGCACACTGAAGCAACGCTACAACGCGAAGACCCAGTCGAGCAACGAGGCAGCCGCGTTGCTGCAGAACATCGCAGACATCGGTGAACTGAAGAGCTCGTCCTGTTGA